acatcAGAACAAGAGTATTTTTTATCGGAAAAATCAGTAATGAGTATGCCTGAGTGCATACAGTCTCCGTGTATACGTATCATTCATATATTGTGCAATTTCGTTTTCGCAAAAAATACGACTGCAGGCAAGTCGAAAGCCCCACATCAAACTTTACTTTCGTTCCGTGCGGTTGACATCGCCATTTCGCTCGCGAATCGCGATTTGTCGGTCAGTGACTACACAGATTTAATCTGTGGCAATTCATTAAATCGGTGTCTTATCGCGAGTTTCGACATTGTCCTTAACAAAAAGATGTGCACCTTGCATCTTAAAGTTAGTCTATCTCAGGTGCGACTTCtggaaatattgaaatattgaCTTTTGTGTTGGAATAACTTTAATTTCTTGATGTAATTGAGCACATCTTACAGGGGGAGTTTAGCTTCTGCTATTATTATCTCTCTGATATTTTTAGAAGTTTAGTTTAATGCTATTAGAGATGATATCTTTTGATAGCTGAATGATAACAACATCCACTTTTATTTGGAACTGCTAACGGTGTACACAAAATGTTAGTTTAATATCCAAACCAGGCTTGAAGCCCGTGGCAGGTTTAACGGTCTAGAGCCCGTAAACGTCcagtaaaaacaaaagcaaatgaGAGTATATGACGAAACGCAGCAGCTGTCAAACATAATCTACCGGAATTATTTCTGATCTCGGTCTGGCAAGAATTGCCGAGCTCTCTAATTGGTTTTGCCaattaagcaaacaaaattCAACGCGGGCAATTAAGTGAGTCGCAGATGCAGCGGCGAAGATGAGGACACGGTGAGCGGCGTGACTGGATGCTGGTGGTGCGAAGTGCTTGAAATCACTATGCTGGAGGTGGACAAGATCCTGGAGAAGTGCGGCGACTGCAGCCGGCTTCAGCtattgatgctgctgctcttctGTTTGGTCAATGTGTTATCGGCGCTTCACTACTACTCCCAGACGATCATCAGCTTCGTTCCCACGTACTGGTGCGTATGCGTGTGTCCCCCACGTCGTATACTTAAcgcattactcatacgcccaGGTGTGCCGACGACTTGCCCGCCAACTTTGAGTCGCCGCACACGTCTAGCTGCCTGCCACTGGGGCAGAATAGCTCCAGCACCTGCCACAGCTACGGCTATGAGCTGTACCTGGATTACCAGAGCTTAACCAGCGAGTTGGACTGGATATGCGGTGATGCCTGGAAGCTCACCCTCGGCCAGTCAATGTTCTTCGTGGGCTCCGTGGTGGGCTCCATGGTGCTAGGCTACCTCGCCGACCTGGTGGGACGTCTGCCCATCCTGATTGTGGCCAACCTGATAGCCATGACCGGCAACCTGCTGACCATTTGGGGCACCAACCTGACGCTTTTCTGTGCCTTTCGCCTAATCTCGGGCATTGCCACGGATAGCAACTTTGTGATGATGTACATTCTGGGTAGGTTATATCAGTTAAAGAGTTATACAAAATACATACCATATTTCTCCCTTGCCCAGTTATGGAGTACATGCGTCCATCTCTACGCACCCTTGGCCTGAGCATTTGCATTGGCTTCTTCTACTGCTTGGGATCGATGGCGGCACCCTGGATCGCCGTGCTCATGGGCAGCTGGCGGGATTTCCTGCTGGTCACCTCGCTGCCCCTGCTGGTGGTGCCACTATTTTACTTTATTGTCCCAGAGAGCATTCAGTGGCTGATCTCCAAACAGAAGTACGACCAGGCAGTGGTCTGCCTAAAGCGAGTGGCCCAGATCAACGGGCGGCGGGTGGAGGAGAGCGCCTACGAGGAGTTTGTGGAGGAGTGCAAGTTCAGTCAACAGAACCAGAAGGCCTCACCGCACCTGCTGCACCTGTTCAAGACACCCCGCCTGCGTCGCAACACGTTCATCCTCTTTTTCAAGTCGTGAGTAGTCTGCGCTGAACATGATTCCCCTAATTCCCCCGATCCACCCACTCGAGCAGCATGGTCATCACCCTCTGCTACGACGCCGTCTCTCGGAACGTCCAGGGCCTTGGCATTTCGCCGTTTATTATGTTCTCGCTGAGCGCCACCGCCATTCTGCCGGCCTGCCTACTCATCATCGCTCTGCAAGATCGCATCGGACGCAAGGCAATGGCCTCTGCCTCGCTGCTGCTGAGTGGCATTTTCATCTCGGTCACCGGGGGCGTCCTCTacgccgcctccgcctccgacAGAAGTGAGTTGAATCCGATTGAGCTATAGATGCGCAGTAATTGTCTAGCTTAAGACTGAAATTTATAATAAGCTCACTAATTTCTtaaaagtatatacatatgtatatactttttaaattttaatcctATTTAGCAAACATAAATTTCTCTCCTTGCCTTGCAGCCACGACCTTGGTGGTCAGCCTGTCGGTGATCGGTCGCTTTGGGGTAACGGTGGCCTACAACTCGGGAGCCCAGTACGCCACTGAGCTGATTCCCACCTGCGTACGTGGTCAGGGTGTGGCTGCCGTCCACGTGGCCGGCTATGCCTTCACCTTCTTCAGCGCCTTCATCCTATACACGAGGAGCATCTTCTCACCTCTACCGGAGATTATCTTGGGCCTCCTATCGCTCCTGGGGGCCTGCCTATGCCTCTTGCTGCCTGAGACGCTCAATCGCACGCTGCCCACATCGCTGGAGGATGGCGAGGATTTTGGCAAGAATGACCGCTGGTATACCTTCAGCTTCCTGGACAAGCGTAGCCCATCGGCCACCACGCTGGCCACCCAGAGCGCCAAGATGCACTCGCAGTCGACAGACTCGTCTGTCTACTTTTGAATATATGAATTCCGTAGCTTTCATATGATGGGCAGGGGTTATTAATAACCTAGAATATagatgcaaataaaataaaacacacctctaaataatttgtttaagaagctttttctaaaaatcaaacaacaaacaaagaaaGCCACTTGGTCTGAGAGTATTGTCCGGTGCTAATATACATATCCTTTATAGGAATTACATCCCTACCTTTACATCAcactttgaattttaaattagccTGTGGAATTTACTTGAAATCCGAACAACACTTATGAAATTAAAACTGAATTATATCTACGGAAAATTATAACAAAGTGTCCAGAACCCTAAGTGCCTGTAATATAGACGCGACATTGTTTGAGCAGACTTACCTGTTTCTATTTGCCAGACAGCTTCCCTTTATCCACCCCGTTAAACTCCCATAAAGATACGCCGGACAAACTTATGCTCAGCGGGCGTCATTTTTAGGTATACAGATCCGATCCCATGCGACCCGACCGAAGCTCTCCACACGCCAACAGAAGCCAGACGTCGGAAATTGTTCAAACGCCTTCTTTCGCGAGATAAAACTAGCAGCGATATTCACTGTTTGCAGTGTATTAGCGCGATGTGGCCATATAGTGAGCCCTCCGACTCGGATTCGGAATTGCTCTCGGGTTCCGATCCAGATTCGGGTATATACCCACCTGCTCGGAGCGGTTCGGCGGCATCAGTCGCTGGTTCGCGATCGCAGCAGTCTCgcgtaacaaaaaaaatatggatCTCCAGAGCGTCCTGGAGAAGTGTGGCAACTTTGGCCCCTACCAGATACTGCTCCTGGGCCTCTACGGATACACGAACATAGTGTCGTCCTTTCACTACTTCTCGCAGACCCTCATCAGCTTTACGCCCCCACACaggtttgaaaaaaattatgaaattcgTCGCCACTTAAGCTATAAAAATTGTGAATTCCACCAAACAAGTGACGTGTGGTCCAGCTTGTACGAATttattgcaaaaataaaacaaaacaattgtaGAAATACAATTTACAACTTACACTTTTCCTTTCTAAAGAAAAGTCTATTAACtaagtaaaataatttataactcTTTTGGTTAGcctacaaatatttttgaaggGATCTTTCCTTAAACTTCTTTAAATTTTGCAGTCTCTTAAAAAACCtatctaatataaatttacCTATACTTTGTTTCAGATGTTCTGTGCCCTTAAAAGACCTGCCTGAGAACGTCACCTTGCTGGAGGTGGATTCCTGCAGTGTGCGCCAGTTCGATAGCGATCTGGTCTTCTATGAGTCCAAGTGCCAATCGTGGGAATTCGCCAGGGAAAGCAACTACGAGAGCATCACCACCGAGGTAAGTGCTCAGCCCAAAAGTAGGAAACACTTTTCGAGACTAAACACTTGCGTCCGGTATATTGACAACAGCTGGAGTGGGTGTGCGACGACGCCTACAAGCTGGCGGTGGGTCAGTCCTTCTTCTTCATCGGCTCCGCCCTGGGCAGCATTTTCTTTGGCTATCTGGCCGATCGCATTGGTCGTCTGCCAGCCTGCGTCCTGACCACCCTGACAGGTGCCTTCGGTGACTTCTTCACCTCCTTCGTGAGCAGCCTGCCTTGGTTCTCGTTCACGCGCTTCATCTCTGGTCTCTCCATGGACACGCAGTATGTCCTGATGTACATTCTGGGTAAGTGAGCTCAGTCTTTAGACTTCAAAGACGCCAGTGCTAAGCGTTTTCCTTTCAGTCTTCGAGTACTTGAGTCCGCAGCACCGCACCTTCGGTCTGAACATCATTTTGGGGGTCTTCTACTGCATCGGACTGGTGATCTCGCCCTGGATGGCCATCTGGCTGGGCAACTGGCGCAGTTACCTCTGGGCGGCATCTCTCCCAGCCCTGGGCATGCTGATCTATCCCCTGTGCCTCCACGAGAGCGTCGAGTGGCTGCTGACCAAGGGAAAGTTCGACAAGGCGGTTAGCAGTCTGCGGAGCATCGCCAAGTTCAACGGGCGGCATGTGGAGGACTCTGTTTTCGACGAGTTCATAAAACATTATCGCGAGAAGCTCAACACCGCACAGAAGACATCCTCGGACACATTCATGGGCATGCTGAGGACTCCGAGGCTGAGGAAGTTTACCATTATTCTGCTAATCAAATCGTAAGTGGAGGCGCTAAAGAGTCTTAAATAAGCTCCCAAACTCCCTTTTCCTTCGCCACAGAATGATCATCACCATTGCCTTTGATATCCTGAGCCGTAATGTGGAGGGCGTGGGAATCTCTCCCTTTAAGCTCTTCTCGTACTCGGGATTCTGCTACTTGCCCGCTGGCCTTACCATCATCCTGTTCCAAAACAAGATTGGGCGCAAGGGCATGGCCTGTGCCTCGCTCTTCATGGGGGCCATCATCACGGCGACCACTGGTTACCTTGTGGCCATCCTGGATCCGGCGGACTACTCGATTCTCTTGGGCTTCATGGTTAGCCTGGGCCGATTCGGGGCAACGGTGGCCTACGACGCGGAGGCCCAATACGCGGCGGAGATCATTCCGACCAGCGTAAGAGGACGCGGAGTGGCCAACATCCATGTGGTGGGCAATGCCTTCGCCTTCTTCAGCTCTTACATCATCTTTCTGGGTACCTTTTTCAAGCCGCTGCCCTCGCTGCTCATCAGCTTCCTACTTCTGATCGGGGCGGGCCTGTGCCTGACTCTTCCCGAGACCCTCAA
Above is a genomic segment from Drosophila kikkawai strain 14028-0561.14 chromosome 3R, DkikHiC1v2, whole genome shotgun sequence containing:
- the LOC108081766 gene encoding organic cation transporter-like protein; amino-acid sequence: MLEVDKILEKCGDCSRLQLLMLLLFCLVNVLSALHYYSQTIISFVPTYWCADDLPANFESPHTSSCLPLGQNSSSTCHSYGYELYLDYQSLTSELDWICGDAWKLTLGQSMFFVGSVVGSMVLGYLADLVGRLPILIVANLIAMTGNLLTIWGTNLTLFCAFRLISGIATDSNFVMMYILVMEYMRPSLRTLGLSICIGFFYCLGSMAAPWIAVLMGSWRDFLLVTSLPLLVVPLFYFIVPESIQWLISKQKYDQAVVCLKRVAQINGRRVEESAYEEFVEECKFSQQNQKASPHLLHLFKTPRLRRNTFILFFKSMVITLCYDAVSRNVQGLGISPFIMFSLSATAILPACLLIIALQDRIGRKAMASASLLLSGIFISVTGGVLYAASASDRTTTLVVSLSVIGRFGVTVAYNSGAQYATELIPTCVRGQGVAAVHVAGYAFTFFSAFILYTRSIFSPLPEIILGLLSLLGACLCLLLPETLNRTLPTSLEDGEDFGKNDRWYTFSFLDKRSPSATTLATQSAKMHSQSTDSSVYF
- the LOC108081764 gene encoding organic cation transporter protein-like: MDLQSVLEKCGNFGPYQILLLGLYGYTNIVSSFHYFSQTLISFTPPHRCSVPLKDLPENVTLLEVDSCSVRQFDSDLVFYESKCQSWEFARESNYESITTELEWVCDDAYKLAVGQSFFFIGSALGSIFFGYLADRIGRLPACVLTTLTGAFGDFFTSFVSSLPWFSFTRFISGLSMDTQYVLMYILVFEYLSPQHRTFGLNIILGVFYCIGLVISPWMAIWLGNWRSYLWAASLPALGMLIYPLCLHESVEWLLTKGKFDKAVSSLRSIAKFNGRHVEDSVFDEFIKHYREKLNTAQKTSSDTFMGMLRTPRLRKFTIILLIKSMIITIAFDILSRNVEGVGISPFKLFSYSGFCYLPAGLTIILFQNKIGRKGMACASLFMGAIITATTGYLVAILDPADYSILLGFMVSLGRFGATVAYDAEAQYAAEIIPTSVRGRGVANIHVVGNAFAFFSSYIIFLGTFFKPLPSLLISFLLLIGAGLCLTLPETLNKELPQTLEEGEVFGKGEKWYFFPCFSRRQQTNKAASQLESANETTK